In one Mycobacteroides chelonae genomic region, the following are encoded:
- the glnA gene encoding type I glutamate--ammonia ligase, whose product MDRQKEFVLRTLEERDIRFVRLWFTDVLGYLKSVSIAPAELEGAFEEGIGFDGSSIEGFARVSESDTVAHPDPSTFQVLPWTTSAGKHHSARMFCDIKLPDGSPSWSDPRHVLRRQLAKASDLGFSCYVHPEIEFFLLKNMPDDGSAPIPADDAGYFDQAVHEAAPNFRRHAIDALESMGISVEFSHHEGAPGQQEIDLRYADALSMADNVMTFRNVVKEVAIIDGVHATFMPKPFSDHPGSAMHTHMSLFEGDTNAFHNPDDPLQLSTVGKSFIAGILEHANEISAVTNQWVNSYKRLVQGGEAPTAASWGAANRSALVRVPMYTPNKSSSRRIEVRSPDSACNPYLTYAVLLAAGLRGVEQGYTLGPEAEDDVWGLTRAERQAMGYKELPSTLENALIAMERSELVAEALGEHVFDFFLRNKRAEWARYRSNVTPFELRAYLGL is encoded by the coding sequence ATGGATCGTCAGAAGGAATTCGTGCTGCGCACGCTGGAAGAACGAGATATCCGTTTCGTCCGGCTGTGGTTTACCGATGTGCTCGGTTACCTCAAGAGCGTGTCGATCGCACCCGCCGAACTCGAGGGCGCGTTCGAGGAGGGCATCGGCTTCGACGGTTCGTCCATCGAGGGCTTCGCCCGCGTCTCCGAGTCGGACACCGTCGCGCACCCCGATCCGTCGACGTTTCAGGTGCTGCCCTGGACCACCAGCGCCGGTAAGCACCACTCGGCACGCATGTTCTGCGATATCAAGCTGCCGGACGGATCGCCGTCCTGGTCGGACCCGCGGCATGTGCTGCGCCGCCAGCTCGCCAAGGCAAGCGATTTGGGCTTCTCCTGCTACGTGCACCCGGAGATCGAGTTCTTCCTGCTGAAGAACATGCCCGATGACGGCTCGGCGCCCATCCCGGCCGATGACGCCGGATACTTCGACCAGGCCGTGCACGAGGCGGCACCGAACTTCCGGCGCCACGCCATCGATGCGCTCGAATCCATGGGCATCTCCGTGGAATTCAGCCACCACGAGGGCGCGCCCGGCCAGCAGGAGATCGACCTGCGCTACGCAGACGCGCTGTCCATGGCCGACAACGTGATGACCTTCCGCAACGTGGTCAAGGAAGTGGCGATCATCGACGGCGTGCATGCCACCTTCATGCCCAAGCCGTTCAGCGATCACCCCGGCAGCGCGATGCACACCCACATGAGCCTGTTCGAGGGCGATACCAACGCCTTCCACAACCCCGACGACCCGCTGCAGCTGTCCACCGTCGGAAAGTCGTTCATCGCCGGAATCCTGGAGCACGCCAACGAGATCAGTGCCGTTACCAACCAGTGGGTGAACTCCTACAAGCGGCTGGTGCAGGGCGGCGAGGCCCCGACGGCGGCATCCTGGGGCGCGGCCAACCGCTCGGCGCTGGTCCGGGTGCCGATGTACACGCCCAATAAGTCGTCCTCACGCCGCATCGAGGTGCGCAGCCCCGACTCGGCCTGCAACCCGTACCTGACCTACGCGGTGCTGCTGGCCGCCGGACTGCGCGGTGTGGAGCAGGGCTACACGCTGGGGCCCGAGGCCGAGGACGATGTCTGGGGCCTGACCCGCGCCGAGCGTCAAGCCATGGGCTACAAGGAATTGCCCAGCACCCTGGAGAACGCGCTCATTGCCATGGAGCGTTCCGAGCTGGTGGCAGAAGCCTTGGGGGAGCATGTCTTCGACTTCTTCCTCCGTAACAAGCGGGCCGAGTGGGCGCGTTACCGAAGCAATGTGACCCCGTTCGAGCTGCGGGCCTACTTGGGTCTCTGA
- a CDS encoding bifunctional [glutamine synthetase] adenylyltransferase/[glutamine synthetase]-adenylyl-L-tyrosine phosphorylase: MTRASTERSKVPSVGRLGLVDARAASLLEELGWTTEAHVPLLWSLSRSPDADAALLTLIRLHEEMGADWAALDRELSADTALRGRLLSVIGSSLALGDHLVAHPARWRLLVGDIELESKEALQERFLTAVGAARGRASVSEGAAISALRDAYRDRLLVLAALDLAATVENEPVLPFPVVGQHLSDLADAALTAALSVAVSLVVPEGQDPPRLAVIAMGKCGARELNYVSDVDVIFVAQEADSLTTRVAGEMMRIGSSTFFEVDAALRPEGKAGALVRTLDSHVAYYRRWAKTWEFQALLKARPAVGDTELGQAYLDALMPMVWAACERDDFVPEVQAMRRRVESLVPADLREREIKLGTGGLRDVEFAVQLLQLVHGRADESLHVASTVDALAALSTGGYIGRDDGANLTASYEFLRLLEHRLQLQRLKRTHTLPAPEDTEAMRWLARAAHVRPDGQNDAVGVLRAEIKRQAVRVSRLHTKLFYQPLLESVTEFDKEALGLSNEAAVRQLAALGYQQPQHALSHLSALTKEGGRRGRIQTILLPTLLDWLADTPDPDAGLLAYRRVSEALVDQTWYLRTLRDEGAVAKRLMLILGTSAYVPDLIMRAPEVIQLYADGPNGPKLLEAEPVSVAGALIASSARHTDPERAIGAARSLRRRELARVASADLLGLLDVVDVCGALTSVWVAVLQAALDALIKGSVPDGEEAPASIAVIGMGRLGGGELGYGSDADVLYVCEARGGATDDEAVRWSATIAEKLGKLLGAPSTDPPLQVDTGLRPEGRNGPMVRTLTAYEAYYAQWAQPWEVQALLRAHSVAGDADLGLRFLHMIDKTRYPAGGIALDAVREIRRIKARVDAERLPRGADPNTNTKLGRGGLADVEWTVQLLQLRHAHEHPSLHSTSTLQTLEAAAQAGLIEAEDAELLRQAWLTATNARNALVLARGKPTDQLPGPGRLLNTVAAAAGWPDNDGGEFLDNYLRVTRRAKAVVQRVFGE, encoded by the coding sequence GTGACCCGGGCCTCCACCGAGCGTTCGAAGGTTCCCAGTGTCGGGCGGCTGGGGCTCGTCGACGCGCGGGCCGCGTCTCTGCTCGAAGAGCTGGGTTGGACCACCGAGGCGCACGTCCCGTTGCTGTGGTCGTTGTCGAGGTCGCCCGACGCGGATGCCGCGCTACTGACCCTGATCCGGCTGCACGAGGAGATGGGCGCCGACTGGGCCGCGTTGGACCGGGAGCTCAGCGCGGATACCGCCCTGCGCGGGCGATTGCTCTCGGTGATCGGGTCATCGCTGGCGCTCGGCGATCACCTGGTAGCCCATCCTGCCCGTTGGCGGCTGTTGGTTGGGGATATCGAGCTTGAGTCCAAAGAGGCTCTGCAAGAACGATTCTTGACGGCTGTTGGCGCGGCAAGGGGCCGTGCCTCGGTATCCGAGGGCGCCGCGATCTCGGCGTTGCGCGACGCGTACCGAGATCGGCTGCTGGTGCTCGCCGCACTCGATCTGGCCGCCACCGTGGAGAACGAACCGGTGCTGCCGTTCCCTGTGGTGGGCCAGCACCTGTCGGATCTGGCCGATGCCGCGCTGACGGCGGCACTGTCTGTGGCGGTATCGCTGGTGGTCCCGGAGGGGCAGGACCCGCCCCGGCTCGCGGTCATCGCCATGGGCAAATGCGGTGCGCGCGAACTCAATTACGTCAGCGACGTCGATGTCATCTTCGTGGCGCAGGAGGCCGATTCGCTGACCACCCGGGTCGCCGGGGAGATGATGCGCATCGGCTCGAGCACCTTCTTCGAGGTGGACGCGGCACTGCGCCCGGAGGGTAAGGCGGGGGCGCTGGTGCGCACCCTGGATTCTCATGTGGCCTACTACCGGCGCTGGGCCAAGACCTGGGAGTTCCAGGCCCTGCTGAAGGCGCGGCCTGCCGTCGGCGATACGGAGCTGGGCCAGGCATACCTGGACGCCCTCATGCCGATGGTGTGGGCGGCCTGCGAGCGTGATGACTTCGTGCCGGAAGTACAGGCGATGCGCCGCCGGGTGGAATCGCTGGTGCCGGCAGACCTACGCGAGCGCGAGATCAAACTGGGCACCGGCGGGCTGCGGGACGTCGAATTCGCGGTACAGCTGCTGCAGTTGGTGCATGGCCGGGCCGACGAGTCGCTACATGTCGCCTCCACCGTGGACGCGTTGGCGGCGCTATCCACCGGGGGATACATCGGGCGTGACGACGGCGCGAATCTGACTGCCTCGTATGAGTTCTTGCGCCTACTGGAGCACCGGTTGCAGTTGCAGCGGCTCAAGCGCACGCACACTTTGCCCGCGCCGGAAGACACCGAGGCCATGCGCTGGCTGGCCCGGGCCGCGCACGTGCGTCCCGACGGGCAGAACGACGCGGTCGGGGTGCTGCGCGCCGAGATCAAGCGACAGGCGGTGCGGGTGTCGCGCCTGCACACCAAGTTGTTCTACCAACCGCTGCTGGAGTCGGTCACCGAGTTCGACAAGGAGGCGTTGGGGCTGTCCAACGAGGCGGCGGTGCGTCAGCTCGCGGCCCTGGGTTACCAGCAGCCGCAGCATGCGCTCAGTCACCTGTCCGCGCTGACCAAGGAGGGTGGGCGCCGCGGACGCATCCAAACCATCTTGCTGCCAACGCTTTTGGATTGGCTGGCGGATACCCCAGATCCGGATGCCGGACTGCTGGCCTATCGCCGAGTGAGCGAGGCGCTGGTCGACCAGACCTGGTACCTGCGCACGCTGCGTGACGAGGGCGCGGTGGCCAAGCGGCTCATGCTGATCCTGGGCACCTCGGCCTACGTGCCGGACCTCATCATGCGGGCGCCCGAGGTGATTCAGCTGTACGCCGACGGGCCCAATGGTCCCAAACTTCTTGAGGCGGAGCCAGTCTCGGTGGCGGGGGCGCTGATCGCGTCCTCGGCGCGGCACACCGATCCGGAGCGTGCGATCGGGGCGGCACGATCGTTGCGGCGCCGGGAGCTGGCGCGGGTGGCCTCGGCGGATCTGCTGGGTCTGCTGGACGTGGTCGATGTCTGCGGCGCGCTGACCTCGGTGTGGGTGGCGGTGCTGCAGGCCGCCCTGGATGCGCTGATCAAGGGCAGTGTTCCCGACGGCGAAGAGGCTCCGGCCAGCATCGCCGTTATCGGCATGGGGCGTCTGGGCGGCGGCGAGCTGGGCTATGGCTCCGATGCCGACGTCCTGTATGTGTGCGAGGCGCGCGGTGGTGCCACCGACGACGAGGCCGTCCGCTGGTCGGCCACGATCGCCGAGAAGCTTGGCAAGCTGCTCGGTGCACCGAGCACCGACCCGCCGCTACAGGTCGACACCGGTCTGCGTCCCGAGGGACGCAATGGGCCGATGGTGCGCACCCTGACCGCCTACGAGGCCTATTACGCCCAATGGGCACAACCGTGGGAAGTGCAGGCGCTACTGCGCGCGCACAGCGTCGCCGGAGATGCGGACCTGGGTCTGCGGTTCCTGCACATGATCGACAAGACGCGGTACCCCGCCGGTGGTATCGCCCTGGACGCGGTGCGCGAGATCCGGCGGATCAAGGCGCGGGTGGATGCCGAACGGCTGCCCCGCGGCGCGGACCCGAACACCAACACCAAGCTGGGCCGCGGCGGACTGGCCGATGTGGAGTGGACCGTGCAGCTGCTGCAGTTGCGCCACGCCCATGAACATCCCTCTCTGCACAGCACCTCGACCCTGCAGACGCTGGAGGCCGCAGCGCAGGCCGGGCTCATCGAGGCCGAGGATGCCGAGCTGCTGCGCCAGGCCTGGCTGACCGCCACCAACGCACGCAACGCATTGGTATTGGCGCGGGGTAAGCCCACCGACCAGCTGCCCGGCCCTGGCCGGCTACTCAACACGGTGGCCGCGGCGGCCGGCTGGCCGGACAACGATGGCGGCGAGTTTCTGGACAACTATCTGCGCGTGACCAGGCGCGCGAAAGCGGTCGTGCAGCGGGTGTTCGGGGAGTAG
- a CDS encoding hemophore-related protein: protein MKYTSIVVGLGVVAGALGVAAPAYAKPGDCTVSEEARLDAVEATKRAEYLERHPDVNTGISDALKNTPGDGGAKHEAVQAYLNANPAAKADLDAIRQPVQDFKNRCWPGE from the coding sequence ATGAAATACACATCGATTGTCGTGGGTCTCGGTGTCGTCGCCGGTGCCCTTGGCGTGGCAGCACCCGCCTATGCCAAGCCGGGTGATTGCACCGTCTCCGAGGAAGCGCGGCTCGATGCGGTGGAGGCGACTAAACGCGCGGAATACCTGGAGCGCCATCCCGACGTCAACACCGGGATAAGCGATGCGCTCAAGAACACGCCGGGCGACGGCGGCGCCAAGCACGAGGCCGTGCAGGCGTATCTCAATGCCAATCCGGCGGCCAAGGCAGACCTGGATGCGATCCGTCAGCCGGTGCAGGACTTCAAGAACCGATGCTGGCCCGGAGAGTAG
- a CDS encoding hemophore-related protein, which produces MKFTSAVLSGVVGAGAVASALAFAGAAGAAPGQCTAAEFARTHSTVSSQVASYLDKNPTINDGITKAAKGAPEGERHEAIKTYLDGQPAAKAELDKIRQPLTSLKSSCGADTDDAAPAAPAGLVGQPAQPATEDAPAEQPQQPWNPFAPQQQPAQDVAENAGTQPAAPAKPASPAVTAVVDQQDA; this is translated from the coding sequence ATGAAGTTCACCTCTGCTGTCCTCAGCGGTGTCGTTGGTGCCGGTGCAGTGGCCAGCGCCCTGGCATTCGCAGGCGCCGCTGGTGCGGCTCCCGGCCAGTGCACTGCCGCCGAGTTCGCCCGTACCCACTCGACAGTGTCGAGCCAGGTCGCGAGCTACCTGGACAAGAACCCGACCATCAACGACGGCATCACCAAGGCCGCCAAGGGTGCCCCCGAGGGCGAGCGCCACGAAGCCATCAAGACCTACCTGGATGGCCAGCCCGCCGCCAAGGCCGAGCTCGACAAGATCCGTCAGCCGCTGACGAGCCTGAAGAGCAGCTGTGGCGCGGACACCGATGACGCCGCGCCGGCCGCCCCGGCCGGACTGGTTGGCCAGCCGGCACAGCCCGCCACCGAGGACGCCCCCGCTGAGCAGCCGCAGCAGCCGTGGAACCCCTTCGCGCCGCAGCAGCAGCCCGCTCAGGACGTCGCGGAGAACGCCGGCACCCAGCCGGCCGCCCCGGCCAAGCCGGCTTCGCCTGCCGTCACCGCGGTGGTCGATCAGCAGGACGCCTAA
- a CDS encoding response regulator transcription factor, with protein MLMVDDDPDVRNSVARGLRHSGFDVRVAVDGRDALTQLAADEPDALVLDVQMPELDGVAVVTALRALGNDIPICVLSARDTVNDRIAGLEAGADDYLTKPFDLGELVARLRALLRRRGAGGGGLAASAITVGQITVDISRRLVFASGERVELSKREFDLLAVLAENTGVVLSRTRLLELVWGYDFDVETNVADVFVSYLRRKLETGGSSRVIHTVRGVGYVMREEP; from the coding sequence GTGTTGATGGTTGATGACGACCCGGACGTCCGGAACTCAGTAGCCCGCGGGCTACGCCACTCGGGTTTCGACGTCCGGGTCGCTGTCGATGGTCGCGATGCACTGACCCAGCTCGCGGCCGATGAGCCCGACGCCCTGGTGCTCGATGTGCAAATGCCCGAGCTGGACGGGGTGGCGGTGGTTACCGCGCTACGGGCCCTCGGTAATGACATTCCGATCTGCGTACTGAGCGCACGCGACACCGTCAATGACCGGATCGCCGGCCTGGAGGCCGGTGCCGACGACTACCTGACAAAACCCTTCGACCTCGGCGAGTTGGTGGCACGCCTGCGCGCCCTGCTCCGTCGTCGCGGCGCGGGCGGCGGTGGCCTTGCCGCCTCCGCCATCACCGTCGGTCAGATCACCGTCGACATATCCCGCCGGCTGGTCTTCGCCAGCGGAGAACGCGTGGAGCTGAGCAAGCGTGAGTTCGATCTGCTGGCAGTGCTGGCCGAAAACACCGGTGTGGTGCTGAGCCGCACCCGGCTGCTGGAACTGGTGTGGGGGTACGACTTTGACGTCGAAACCAATGTCGCCGACGTTTTCGTGAGCTACCTGCGCCGCAAGCTTGAAACCGGGGGATCGTCTCGGGTCATCCATACCGTGCGAGGCGTCGGGTACGTGATGCGAGAAGAGCCGTGA
- a CDS encoding sensor histidine kinase codes for MKRSLSLRTRVAVAAFLAAGLVVALIGIVAGIALARNDTQQLDRRLDVLVDAVQATTRHGDTTFVLTVRDSKSGGLVIFRGVELPRLPLGTENVTVGGVTYRVRTIESPEEQTVLSLGTRADAVLVNHRGIPVFIAVGVLSMLLAGGFAWLFAGRAVRPLHQLTDQTRQLDTDGLHVAAVRGARESEELADAMAAMLGRVSAAQSETTKSLLAARDFAASAAHELRTPLTAMRADLDTLRAHDLSNEERTEVIGDLQRAQRRVEATITALGQLASGDLARPEDRELVDIADLLDRVAADASMHRADTPEITVNSDDGGVVLGWPDGLRLAVDNLVRNAINHGNAKHVVLAANRVDSRLVIEVDDDGTGLPESDRERVLGRFERGPGAKPGGLGLGLALVAQQAALHGGDVVLSESPLGGLRATLTILAE; via the coding sequence GTGAAACGCTCGCTCTCGCTGCGGACCCGAGTCGCGGTCGCGGCCTTCCTTGCCGCCGGACTGGTAGTTGCCCTGATCGGCATAGTCGCCGGTATTGCGCTGGCGCGCAATGATACTCAACAGCTCGATCGGCGCCTGGATGTACTCGTCGACGCGGTACAGGCCACCACCCGACACGGGGACACCACCTTTGTGCTCACCGTCCGGGACTCCAAAAGTGGTGGGCTGGTGATCTTCCGGGGTGTCGAGCTGCCGAGGCTGCCGCTGGGAACCGAGAACGTCACCGTCGGCGGTGTGACCTACCGTGTGCGGACCATCGAGAGCCCGGAAGAGCAGACCGTGCTGTCCCTGGGAACCCGGGCCGACGCGGTCCTGGTCAATCATCGTGGAATTCCGGTGTTCATCGCCGTTGGTGTGCTCTCGATGCTGCTAGCCGGCGGCTTCGCGTGGCTTTTCGCGGGCCGTGCGGTGCGACCGCTGCACCAACTCACCGATCAGACCCGGCAACTCGACACCGACGGTCTGCATGTCGCGGCGGTGCGCGGCGCACGGGAGTCCGAAGAACTTGCCGACGCCATGGCCGCCATGCTCGGGCGGGTCTCGGCAGCGCAGTCAGAGACCACCAAATCTCTTCTGGCGGCCCGCGATTTCGCGGCCAGCGCCGCACATGAACTGCGCACTCCGCTCACCGCGATGCGCGCCGATCTGGACACGCTGCGCGCGCATGACCTCTCGAATGAGGAACGCACCGAGGTGATCGGCGACCTGCAGCGTGCGCAGCGCCGTGTCGAAGCCACCATTACCGCACTCGGTCAGCTGGCCTCGGGCGATCTCGCCCGTCCCGAGGACCGTGAACTGGTGGACATCGCCGACCTGCTGGACCGGGTGGCAGCGGACGCTTCGATGCACCGTGCCGACACGCCGGAGATCACCGTCAACTCCGATGACGGCGGCGTGGTGCTGGGCTGGCCTGATGGGCTGCGGTTGGCGGTGGACAACCTGGTGCGTAACGCCATCAACCATGGCAATGCCAAACATGTTGTGCTGGCCGCGAATCGGGTCGATAGCCGACTGGTGATCGAGGTCGACGACGACGGCACCGGCCTTCCCGAGTCCGATCGGGAGCGGGTGCTCGGGCGGTTCGAACGTGGCCCCGGCGCCAAGCCCGGCGGGCTGGGGTTGGGTCTGGCGCTCGTCGCGCAGCAGGCCGCGCTGCACGGGGGAGATGTGGTGCTGTCGGAAAGTCCGCTGGGCGGGCTGCGGGCAACGCTGACGATTCTGGCCGAATAG
- a CDS encoding nuclear transport factor 2 family protein yields MPSFSRAELEEAFAQHQATVHRCIETGDWNPYAEMYTDDALYIEHVVGRLHGKEAIRQYITAVMAEFPGNHMPSLPATWTVFDPEKGWVVCEIDNVMSDPGDGQHWGEPNLTVLHYAGNGLWSQQEDAYNPANMVKMVRRWCRAAETSGSLPEEARDWLAKYGSRKN; encoded by the coding sequence ATGCCGTCGTTTAGCCGCGCCGAACTCGAGGAAGCGTTCGCGCAACACCAGGCCACCGTCCATCGTTGTATCGAAACCGGCGACTGGAACCCCTACGCCGAGATGTACACCGACGACGCCCTCTACATCGAACACGTGGTGGGCCGCCTGCACGGTAAGGAGGCAATTCGGCAGTACATCACCGCGGTCATGGCGGAGTTCCCCGGCAACCACATGCCGAGCCTGCCCGCCACCTGGACGGTCTTCGACCCCGAAAAGGGTTGGGTGGTTTGCGAAATCGATAACGTGATGAGCGATCCGGGCGACGGCCAGCATTGGGGCGAACCGAACCTGACCGTGCTGCACTACGCCGGGAACGGGCTGTGGTCGCAGCAGGAGGACGCCTACAACCCCGCGAACATGGTCAAAATGGTGCGGCGTTGGTGCAGGGCCGCCGAGACGTCCGGGAGCCTTCCCGAGGAGGCCCGCGACTGGCTCGCCAAGTACGGGTCGCGCAAGAACTAG
- a CDS encoding endonuclease/exonuclease/phosphatase family protein has protein sequence MGALGWLLAVVAILAIVSRWARSSWSPLIGLTAGWPVTCLLMILGLLLFLSVRQWWGVLTATVVIALQVLAIAPLYLADTHPQGTTVTVLQTNLRFGAGDAGAVVAAIHEHDVDVVTVDELTPEARVKLVAAGIDSVLPYSYTVAEPKAAGTGIWSRYPLTPVHQDDQSFAMRQIWAEAEIPGVGPVMLVAVHTRPPEKDMSSPGWLTELDTIGRQLQALRPDVKVIVGGDFNATYDHFVFRQILTGGFADAVDQAGAGWLPTWREGRWYTRLIGIDHVLTRGAAATSVTTQEIYGTDHRALIATVVVPSSS, from the coding sequence GTGGGGGCGTTGGGTTGGCTGCTGGCCGTCGTTGCCATCCTGGCGATCGTTTCGCGCTGGGCGCGATCCAGTTGGTCGCCCCTGATCGGGCTGACCGCAGGCTGGCCGGTTACCTGTCTGCTGATGATCCTGGGGCTGTTGCTGTTCCTTTCGGTACGGCAGTGGTGGGGCGTGCTGACGGCGACCGTGGTGATCGCGTTGCAGGTACTGGCCATCGCACCGCTGTACCTGGCCGACACCCATCCGCAGGGGACAACCGTCACCGTGCTGCAGACCAATCTGCGTTTCGGTGCCGGTGACGCCGGGGCAGTGGTGGCCGCGATCCACGAGCACGACGTGGACGTGGTGACGGTCGACGAACTCACCCCGGAGGCCCGAGTGAAACTCGTTGCCGCGGGTATTGATTCAGTGCTCCCGTATTCGTACACCGTTGCTGAGCCGAAAGCCGCCGGCACAGGTATCTGGAGTCGGTATCCGTTGACCCCGGTGCATCAGGACGACCAGAGCTTCGCCATGCGGCAGATCTGGGCGGAAGCCGAAATCCCTGGTGTGGGGCCGGTGATGCTCGTCGCCGTGCACACCCGCCCGCCGGAGAAGGATATGAGTTCGCCGGGCTGGCTCACCGAGCTGGACACCATCGGCCGTCAGTTGCAAGCACTACGCCCGGACGTGAAAGTCATTGTCGGTGGTGACTTTAACGCCACCTACGATCACTTCGTGTTCCGGCAGATCCTCACCGGCGGCTTCGCCGATGCCGTGGATCAGGCCGGGGCCGGCTGGCTGCCGACGTGGCGTGAGGGGCGCTGGTACACCCGGCTGATCGGGATCGATCACGTACTGACCCGCGGGGCCGCCGCCACCTCGGTGACCACCCAGGAGATCTACGGCACCGACCACCGGGCGCTCATTGCCACGGTGGTTGTGCCTAGCTCTTCTTGA
- a CDS encoding DoxX family protein, which translates to MASSSTSSSVAKLDGATPVVLSLFRIVFGFLFTVHGTAILFRWPDLASMPPVESWSLGWWAGAIEFLTGVAILFGAGTRIAAFLASGTMAFAYFTQHQSDGLLPIENNGELAVLFCWAFFLLVFTGGGSLSIDAALKKS; encoded by the coding sequence ATGGCCTCTTCCAGCACCTCCAGCTCAGTCGCCAAGCTCGACGGCGCCACACCCGTTGTCCTGTCGTTGTTCCGTATCGTCTTCGGGTTCCTGTTCACCGTGCACGGCACCGCCATCCTGTTCCGCTGGCCCGACCTGGCCTCGATGCCCCCGGTGGAGTCGTGGTCGCTGGGCTGGTGGGCGGGCGCCATCGAGTTCCTCACCGGTGTCGCGATTCTGTTCGGCGCCGGGACCCGCATCGCGGCGTTCCTGGCCTCCGGCACGATGGCGTTCGCGTATTTCACCCAGCACCAGTCCGATGGACTGCTTCCCATTGAGAACAACGGCGAACTGGCCGTCCTGTTCTGCTGGGCCTTCTTCCTGCTGGTGTTTACCGGTGGTGGCTCGCTGTCGATCGACGCGGCGCTCAAGAAGAGCTAG
- a CDS encoding DoxX family protein, with protein sequence MALADIETKLTGLTPVALSAFRIVVGFLFFLHGTSHLFGWPLASYLQPVGTLPWWAGIIEFLGGAAIILGLGTRIAAFVSSGAMAVAYFTYHQPEGLLPIQNNGEGAALYSWIFLLLVFTGGGSLSLDRFITRAKR encoded by the coding sequence ATGGCACTCGCTGATATCGAAACCAAGCTCACCGGCCTGACGCCGGTCGCCCTGTCGGCATTCCGGATCGTGGTGGGGTTCCTGTTCTTCCTACACGGCACCTCTCACCTGTTCGGGTGGCCACTGGCCTCGTACCTGCAGCCCGTCGGCACCCTGCCCTGGTGGGCCGGCATCATCGAGTTCCTTGGCGGAGCGGCGATCATCCTCGGGCTCGGCACCCGGATCGCCGCGTTCGTGTCATCCGGCGCGATGGCGGTCGCCTACTTCACCTACCACCAGCCCGAGGGGCTGTTGCCGATCCAGAACAACGGCGAGGGCGCCGCTCTCTACAGCTGGATCTTCCTCCTGCTGGTGTTCACCGGCGGCGGGTCACTATCGCTCGACCGATTCATTACCCGCGCTAAGCGCTAA
- the hchA gene encoding glyoxalase III HchA: MPNAAEELNRTPVPDPAEDNAFFPSPYSLSQYVPPKTDFAGVRYENAYTGGRWKILMIATEERYMLMQNGTMFSTGNHPVEMLLPLHHLKAAGFGIDVATVSGNPAKLELWAMPRQDEAVLKTYAELSAQLKKPQKLSRIIAEGLGPDSDYLAVFIPGGHGVLLGIPDSEEVRTVLDWALEYDKYIITLCHGPGALLAAGLDRDESPFQGYSLCVFPDSLDTGVNIEIGYIPGQMPWLVGENLHKQGVTILNTGITGQTHADRKLLTGDSPLASNNLGLLAAETLVNAVTDG; the protein is encoded by the coding sequence GTGCCGAACGCAGCCGAGGAACTGAACAGGACCCCAGTCCCCGACCCCGCCGAAGACAACGCCTTCTTTCCGTCCCCGTACTCGCTGAGCCAGTACGTGCCGCCCAAGACAGACTTCGCCGGAGTTCGCTATGAGAACGCCTACACCGGTGGACGCTGGAAGATCCTGATGATCGCCACCGAAGAGCGCTACATGCTCATGCAGAACGGGACGATGTTCTCCACCGGAAACCATCCCGTTGAGATGCTGCTGCCCCTGCACCACCTGAAGGCCGCGGGCTTCGGCATCGATGTCGCCACGGTGTCCGGCAATCCAGCCAAGCTTGAGCTCTGGGCGATGCCCCGCCAGGACGAGGCCGTGTTGAAGACCTACGCCGAGCTGTCCGCCCAACTGAAGAAACCGCAGAAGCTCTCCCGGATCATCGCCGAGGGCCTGGGTCCGGACTCGGACTACCTCGCCGTGTTCATTCCCGGCGGTCACGGCGTGCTTCTGGGCATCCCGGACAGCGAGGAAGTCCGGACGGTCTTGGATTGGGCGCTGGAGTACGACAAATACATCATCACCCTCTGCCATGGCCCGGGCGCGCTGCTGGCCGCCGGACTGGACCGCGATGAATCACCCTTTCAGGGCTACAGCCTGTGTGTGTTCCCGGACAGCCTGGACACCGGCGTCAACATTGAAATCGGTTACATCCCAGGGCAAATGCCGTGGCTTGTCGGCGAGAATCTGCATAAGCAGGGCGTCACGATCCTCAACACCGGGATCACCGGGCAGACACACGCCGACCGCAAGCTACTCACCGGCGACAGCCCGCTGGCGTCCAACAACCTCGGCCTGCTGGCGGCGGAGACCCTGGTCAACGCGGTCACCGACGGCTAG